One genomic region from Natrinema sp. DC36 encodes:
- a CDS encoding CGCGG family rSAM-modified RiPP protein, translating to MADTSSDHENHGTEPVTDPVHGSAWAADLERPEHAADRELLVEEAITAIENTVEGSLVQLVTHEAHGHPSEYLYEPLDETFGDGVRWEYVCQCNCGGHIVRVEV from the coding sequence ATGGCCGACACCAGCAGCGATCACGAGAACCACGGGACCGAACCGGTCACCGATCCCGTCCACGGGAGCGCGTGGGCAGCAGACCTTGAGCGACCCGAACACGCGGCAGATCGAGAGCTACTGGTCGAGGAGGCGATCACAGCGATCGAGAATACCGTCGAGGGGTCTCTCGTCCAACTCGTCACTCACGAGGCACACGGACACCCATCAGAGTATCTCTACGAACCACTCGATGAAACATTCGGCGACGGGGTCCGCTGGGAGTACGTCTGTCAGTGCAACTGTGGGGGTCACATCGTCCGCGTCGAGGTATGA
- a CDS encoding antibiotic biosynthesis monooxygenase — MIVVSNRVTIPDERVETFEERLRTSYGIEERSGFHGMTVLAPVNAEGHITMTFWETREDYEAWRESTAFESAHQEASAERAFKNGNTVEIHEVAVDRSTTESPVHVSEE, encoded by the coding sequence ATGATCGTCGTTTCTAACCGGGTTACCATTCCGGATGAACGGGTAGAAACATTCGAAGAGCGCCTTCGAACGAGTTACGGGATTGAGGAAAGGTCGGGGTTCCACGGGATGACAGTCCTCGCACCCGTCAACGCGGAGGGCCACATCACCATGACATTCTGGGAGACGAGAGAAGACTACGAAGCGTGGCGAGAAAGTACCGCCTTCGAGTCAGCACACCAGGAGGCGTCCGCGGAACGTGCCTTCAAGAACGGGAATACCGTCGAGATTCACGAGGTCGCCGTCGATCGATCGACGACAGAATCACCAGTACACGTCAGTGAGGAGTGA
- a CDS encoding heavy-metal-associated domain-containing protein: MDSIATVSVTDTVFECDNCENTIITVLEGTPGVDGVTIETDNRTLAIEYDPETTNDEELHEIVETWGYAPESTTPP; this comes from the coding sequence ATGGACTCAATTGCCACCGTATCGGTCACCGATACTGTCTTCGAGTGCGACAACTGTGAGAACACGATCATCACCGTCTTGGAAGGAACCCCTGGGGTCGATGGAGTGACCATTGAGACGGATAATCGGACCTTGGCGATCGAGTACGATCCCGAGACTACTAACGACGAAGAGTTACACGAAATCGTCGAGACGTGGGGATACGCACCCGAGTCAACTACCCCGCCCTAA
- a CDS encoding transposase codes for MSVNCLGVKPRGFPWISRTLPLDHRPDSLGQSGGSRSLQEMIAWKAAEYGIHVEDVNPAFSSQTCSKCGHQSSTNRDSDGWFVCNECGYELDGDYNAAKNIGKRLITVPEGKRPSGLGDGQLALKSGTLNLSDGLSSAEFRPEGESTDKPRPQT; via the coding sequence ATGTCGGTGAACTGCCTCGGGGTCAAGCCCCGAGGCTTCCCGTGGATTAGTCGGACACTCCCACTCGACCATCGGCCTGATAGCCTCGGGCAGTCGGGTGGATCACGGTCACTCCAGGAGATGATCGCATGGAAGGCCGCCGAGTACGGCATCCATGTCGAAGACGTGAACCCTGCATTCTCCTCGCAAACGTGCTCGAAGTGCGGCCACCAGTCGAGCACGAACCGCGATTCGGACGGCTGGTTCGTGTGCAACGAGTGCGGCTACGAACTCGACGGCGACTACAACGCGGCGAAGAACATCGGCAAGCGGCTGATAACTGTACCCGAGGGCAAACGTCCCTCGGGGTTGGGCGACGGTCAACTCGCCCTGAAGTCCGGGACGCTGAACCTGAGCGACGGACTCTCGTCCGCTGAGTTTCGGCCAGAAGGGGAGTCCACGGACAAGCCCCGCCCTCAGACGTGA
- a CDS encoding DsrE family protein, giving the protein MAKHAFLLLSSPETPGKFANPLTYARQLDEAGHQVAVYFDGAATYWFDGIEDHPEPAVRAYEDAKELGLIASVCDHCATFKGVADVVEAEGFEIQGTEHAPDVARLVDDGYELHIV; this is encoded by the coding sequence ATGGCAAAACACGCCTTCCTGCTCCTGTCCTCACCGGAGACGCCGGGGAAATTCGCCAATCCGCTTACCTACGCACGTCAGCTCGACGAAGCGGGCCACCAGGTTGCCGTGTACTTCGACGGCGCGGCGACCTACTGGTTTGACGGGATCGAGGACCACCCGGAACCGGCGGTTCGGGCCTACGAGGACGCCAAGGAGCTGGGACTGATTGCTAGCGTCTGTGATCACTGTGCGACGTTCAAAGGGGTCGCTGACGTCGTCGAGGCCGAGGGCTTTGAGATCCAAGGGACCGAGCATGCTCCGGACGTTGCGCGGCTCGTCGACGACGGCTACGAGCTTCACATCGTTTGA
- a CDS encoding cupin domain-containing protein, producing the protein MTATNFDAERAYDDRKFNAVEVFKSERMKVVCGYFEPGQFIPVHAPSSDVAIHVHSGTGLVRGGDDEHAIEPGDVVVVEAGTDRGIKADEDSRLEAFLVTAPPPTDAEHDPVREGIKREKFDPRSA; encoded by the coding sequence GTGACCGCGACGAACTTCGACGCCGAACGGGCCTACGACGACCGGAAGTTCAACGCCGTGGAGGTCTTCAAAAGCGAGCGAATGAAGGTTGTCTGTGGGTACTTCGAGCCCGGCCAGTTCATCCCCGTACACGCTCCATCGAGCGACGTCGCGATTCACGTTCACTCGGGGACCGGACTCGTCCGCGGCGGCGACGACGAACACGCCATCGAACCCGGCGACGTAGTCGTCGTCGAAGCCGGCACCGACCGCGGGATCAAGGCTGATGAGGATAGTCGGCTCGAAGCATTTCTGGTTACTGCCCCGCCGCCGACGGACGCCGAACACGACCCCGTTCGCGAGGGGATCAAACGAGAAAAATTCGACCCGAGGAGTGCGTGA
- a CDS encoding cupin domain-containing protein has protein sequence MAEIVSIGDLEGTPHANVFPDAEPKTIRLTLDAGEAVAAHDHPDREIVLYLIEGAIELTLDDEEHDLSAGDIVRFDGRREVSPRAIEPSVALIVLAERSSD, from the coding sequence ATGGCCGAAATCGTATCCATCGGGGATCTCGAGGGAACCCCCCACGCAAACGTCTTTCCCGACGCCGAACCGAAGACGATCAGATTGACGCTGGATGCGGGCGAAGCGGTAGCGGCCCACGACCACCCGGACCGCGAGATCGTCCTCTACCTGATTGAGGGAGCGATCGAACTCACCCTCGACGACGAGGAACACGACCTGAGTGCGGGCGACATCGTTCGTTTCGACGGGCGCCGGGAAGTCTCCCCACGGGCAATCGAACCGAGCGTCGCACTGATCGTCCTCGCTGAACGGTCGAGCGACTGA
- a CDS encoding sulfurtransferase TusA family protein, with amino-acid sequence MTEITDTATAPDIAPDMVVDNRGRGCASGIVRVQKALEDLDDGSILVVKSTDKRARTEYPQLAEQTPHELIAITKDRTGLLRTEYTTYLRIRKP; translated from the coding sequence ATGACTGAAATTACGGATACTGCGACGGCCCCGGACATCGCTCCCGACATGGTCGTAGACAATCGGGGACGTGGCTGTGCAAGCGGCATCGTACGCGTCCAAAAAGCGCTCGAAGACCTCGACGACGGGTCGATCCTTGTCGTGAAAAGCACGGACAAACGTGCCCGAACGGAGTATCCTCAGTTGGCTGAACAGACGCCCCACGAATTGATCGCAATCACGAAAGATCGAACCGGACTGCTCAGAACTGAGTACACCACATATCTTCGCATCCGCAAGCCGTGA
- a CDS encoding multicopper oxidase, translated as MNSRTPEPGISRRRLLLATGVTGISAFAGCFTDGDPSNTTSETTKPTTVRDHSSPDLETWVDEVPRPSVAEPTETKDGHPYYEIEMREVEQKLHRDLPPTTVFGYDGQFPGPTIEAEQGKPIYVQWQNDLPDDHLLPVDTTVHDELVPYDIPGVRTVTHLHGGNVEAASDGKARGWFTRDFAETGPNFEKKDYYYVNDQPPATLWYHDHAVGITRLNVYAGLAGFYLLRNDQERELGLPEDEYEIPLVLQDRSFNEDGSLFYPSAVSEERGGDNSYPETSIVPEFYGDTPVVNGKAWPRLSVEPRDYRFRLLNGSNSRYYDLKLLEYDEASSETGGDGPSFVQIGNDGGLLSEPVNIDGRLEIGPSQRADVVVDFSDYAGETLLLHNGAPSLYRGSREDSDETKPLPEIMLVDVTDSTTVEGPGTVPDRLTEVPDLSTETVDQHRHLWLSMQSDEYGRPKHLLGNQEQVMGYALDDPITEEPELGTTEIWSIANNTAMSHPMHLHLVHFQVLGRQSLTDYDASEDGVDPDSLTSPQPYERGWNDVVTVDPAEVVHVIAHFGEYEGLFNDQTGTYMWHCHMIEHEDYDMMRPFRVLPKADDDTEDE; from the coding sequence ATGAATAGCAGGACACCCGAACCAGGCATTTCGCGCCGGAGGCTCCTCTTAGCCACCGGTGTTACCGGCATCTCGGCGTTTGCGGGCTGTTTCACGGATGGAGATCCATCTAATACCACATCAGAAACGACAAAACCAACGACAGTAAGAGATCACTCGTCGCCAGATCTCGAAACGTGGGTTGATGAAGTACCTCGCCCGAGCGTCGCGGAACCAACAGAGACGAAGGACGGACACCCCTATTACGAGATCGAAATGCGCGAGGTCGAACAAAAACTCCATCGCGATCTCCCGCCAACGACCGTCTTTGGGTATGACGGTCAGTTTCCCGGACCGACGATCGAAGCTGAACAGGGCAAGCCGATCTACGTTCAGTGGCAGAACGACCTGCCGGACGATCACCTCTTACCCGTTGACACGACAGTACACGATGAGTTGGTTCCGTACGACATCCCGGGGGTACGTACCGTGACGCACCTTCACGGTGGGAACGTCGAAGCTGCAAGCGACGGTAAAGCCCGAGGATGGTTCACCCGTGACTTCGCGGAGACGGGCCCCAACTTCGAGAAAAAAGACTACTACTACGTCAACGACCAGCCGCCAGCAACCCTGTGGTATCACGACCACGCGGTCGGTATTACGCGGCTAAACGTGTACGCCGGTCTTGCGGGTTTCTATCTCCTTCGGAACGACCAAGAGCGGGAACTTGGGCTGCCCGAAGACGAGTATGAAATCCCACTCGTACTCCAGGACCGGAGCTTCAACGAGGACGGCTCACTCTTTTACCCGTCGGCCGTTTCGGAGGAGCGAGGCGGCGATAATTCGTATCCCGAGACGAGCATCGTTCCGGAATTCTACGGGGACACGCCAGTCGTCAACGGGAAAGCCTGGCCTCGGCTCTCCGTCGAACCGAGGGACTATCGGTTCCGGCTTCTCAACGGATCCAACAGCCGATATTACGACCTCAAACTACTTGAGTACGATGAAGCGTCGAGCGAGACTGGTGGCGATGGACCGTCGTTCGTCCAGATCGGAAACGACGGCGGATTACTTTCGGAACCGGTCAATATAGATGGCCGTCTCGAAATCGGTCCAAGTCAGCGTGCTGATGTCGTTGTCGACTTCAGCGACTATGCGGGAGAAACGCTACTCCTTCACAACGGCGCGCCGTCGCTGTATCGTGGCTCTCGAGAGGACAGCGACGAGACGAAGCCGCTTCCGGAGATCATGCTCGTCGATGTCACGGACTCGACGACTGTCGAAGGTCCAGGAACGGTGCCTGACCGATTGACGGAAGTTCCTGACCTCTCTACCGAGACGGTCGATCAACACAGACACCTTTGGCTCAGCATGCAGAGCGACGAGTACGGGCGGCCAAAACATCTCCTTGGGAATCAAGAGCAGGTAATGGGCTATGCGCTTGATGATCCCATCACTGAGGAGCCAGAACTCGGTACTACCGAGATCTGGAGCATCGCCAACAACACCGCAATGTCCCATCCGATGCATCTCCACCTTGTCCACTTCCAAGTCCTGGGACGACAGTCGCTGACCGACTACGATGCATCTGAGGATGGTGTCGATCCGGACTCGCTTACGTCGCCCCAACCGTATGAACGTGGTTGGAACGACGTGGTCACTGTCGATCCTGCAGAAGTAGTTCACGTGATCGCTCACTTCGGGGAGTACGAGGGACTGTTCAACGATCAGACGGGCACGTACATGTGGCACTGCCACATGATTGAGCACGAAGATTACGACATGATGCGCCCATTTAGAGTCCTCCCAAAGGCTGACGATGATACTGAGGACGAGTGA
- a CDS encoding IS5 family transposase — protein MDALPKSRLLRFVERAMMLARRAVARFSTRYSRKRFTLRQHVVLLCLKVKKTTTYRDLVDELIEMPRIRDALDLDSIPAPSTLCKAFDRLEMAVWRVLLNVSLADLSLNGVTGIDASGFERAHASTHYTKRTNLTTRQLKTTLLVDTATNAVLDIHVTTIRKHDTQIVPQVVKRNVASITVLIGDKGYDDQKLRRLARDHDIRPLIKHREFTSLHKAWNARLNSDLYHRRNMNETVNATIKQKFGAFVRSRLRWKQFRELVIKCIVHNLERSLAISHEGGKCP, from the coding sequence ATGGATGCTCTCCCGAAGTCACGACTCCTTCGATTCGTTGAACGGGCTATGATGCTGGCTCGCCGTGCTGTGGCACGATTCTCGACTCGCTATTCACGAAAGCGGTTCACGCTCCGCCAGCACGTCGTCCTGCTTTGTCTCAAAGTGAAGAAGACGACCACGTACCGTGACCTCGTTGACGAACTCATCGAGATGCCTCGCATTCGTGACGCCCTCGATCTCGATTCGATTCCTGCACCCTCGACACTCTGCAAGGCGTTCGACCGCTTGGAGATGGCCGTCTGGCGGGTTCTCCTGAACGTCTCGCTCGCGGACTTGTCACTGAACGGTGTCACCGGTATCGATGCCTCCGGGTTTGAGCGAGCACATGCATCAACACACTACACGAAGCGAACGAACCTCACTACCCGGCAGTTGAAGACAACACTGTTGGTCGATACAGCGACCAATGCCGTTCTCGACATCCACGTAACGACGATACGAAAACACGATACACAGATTGTACCGCAGGTAGTGAAACGGAACGTAGCGTCGATTACGGTCTTGATCGGTGACAAGGGATATGACGACCAGAAGCTCCGGCGACTCGCCCGTGACCACGATATTCGGCCACTCATCAAGCACCGCGAGTTCACATCCCTCCACAAGGCGTGGAATGCTCGGCTGAATAGCGACCTCTACCATCGACGGAACATGAACGAGACAGTCAACGCCACGATCAAACAGAAATTCGGTGCATTCGTTCGGTCACGCCTCCGGTGGAAACAGTTCCGTGAGCTCGTCATCAAGTGCATCGTTCACAATCTGGAGCGAAGCCTCGCCATTTCGCACGAGGGGGGCAAATGTCCGTGA